The following are encoded together in the Streptomyces flavofungini genome:
- a CDS encoding phosphoribosyltransferase → MSDVRENLTYEKFGGAVRELAQTIADDGYEPDIVLSIARGGVFVAGGLAYALDCKNIHLVNVEFYTGVGTTLEMPVMLAPVPNAIDFSDKKVLITDDVADTGKTLKLVHDFCLDTVAEVRSAVIYEKSHSLVKCEYVWKRTDEWINFPWSVEPPVVKRQGQVLDA, encoded by the coding sequence ATGAGTGACGTTCGCGAAAACCTTACGTACGAGAAGTTCGGCGGCGCCGTACGCGAGCTGGCGCAGACCATCGCCGACGACGGGTACGAGCCCGACATCGTGCTGAGCATCGCGCGCGGCGGCGTCTTCGTCGCCGGCGGGCTCGCGTACGCCCTCGACTGCAAGAACATCCACCTGGTGAACGTCGAGTTCTACACGGGGGTGGGGACGACCCTGGAGATGCCGGTCATGCTGGCCCCCGTCCCCAACGCCATCGACTTCTCCGACAAGAAGGTGCTCATCACCGACGACGTCGCCGACACCGGCAAGACGCTGAAGCTCGTCCACGACTTCTGCCTCGACACGGTCGCCGAGGTGCGCTCCGCCGTCATCTATGAGAAGTCCCACTCGCTCGTGAAGTGCGAGTACGTGTGGAAGCGGACCGATGAGTGGATCAACTTCCCGTGGAGCGTCGAGCCGCCCGTCGTGAAGCGGCAGGGGCAGGTTCTCGACGCCTAA
- a CDS encoding helix-turn-helix domain-containing protein encodes MSTDYQRARAALGTRLRELRFTCPGGRLTGQQLAQRLGWPGSKVSKLENGRQTATPEDLRAWADATGQPGVYAELAARLAGFEFHIRSWRRALANGFKPLHEGLSAEIDRTSDMWIWEESVIAGLLQTPEYARHVIRRFAELLGGAGDIEAAVRSRAQRQEWLYRPGRTLHVLMWEAALRSMICPPSVLAAQLDRLTGVLGMDTVELGIVPFTAPVRIAPANGFWVLDDRLVVTEDWHAEMWLDDADNIALYGKIWKTLSESAVYGADAHNVINAARRALNPQ; translated from the coding sequence GTGAGCACTGACTACCAGCGAGCCAGGGCGGCCCTGGGGACGCGACTGCGCGAACTCCGGTTCACCTGCCCTGGTGGTCGGCTCACCGGTCAGCAGCTCGCCCAGCGGCTCGGCTGGCCCGGTTCCAAGGTCAGCAAGCTGGAGAACGGCAGGCAGACGGCCACCCCCGAGGATCTGAGGGCGTGGGCCGACGCGACCGGGCAGCCGGGTGTGTACGCCGAGCTTGCCGCCCGCCTTGCGGGGTTCGAGTTCCACATCCGCTCATGGCGTCGCGCGCTGGCGAACGGCTTCAAGCCGCTGCACGAGGGGCTGAGCGCCGAGATCGACCGCACCTCGGACATGTGGATCTGGGAAGAGTCCGTGATCGCCGGGCTGTTGCAGACCCCCGAGTACGCGCGCCACGTCATCCGGCGCTTTGCCGAGCTGCTGGGCGGAGCCGGCGACATCGAGGCCGCCGTGCGTTCCCGGGCACAGCGGCAGGAGTGGCTGTACCGGCCCGGTCGCACGCTGCACGTCCTGATGTGGGAAGCCGCGTTACGGTCGATGATCTGTCCGCCCTCGGTGCTGGCCGCGCAGCTCGACCGCCTTACCGGGGTGCTCGGGATGGACACCGTGGAGCTCGGCATCGTCCCGTTCACGGCCCCTGTGAGGATCGCGCCCGCCAACGGCTTCTGGGTCCTTGATGACCGGCTCGTGGTCACGGAGGACTGGCACGCCGAGATGTGGTTGGACGACGCCGACAACATCGCCTTGTACGGGAAGATCTGGAAGACCCTCAGCGAGTCGGCCGTGTACGGGGCCGACGCCCACAACGTCATCAACGCGGCGCGGCGTGCCCTGAACCCTCAGTGA
- a CDS encoding FG-GAP-like repeat-containing protein — MRARSLAVAVTAAALAAGGLTLPLAGTATAAPAALKDDYNGDGYRDLAVGAPNGNSVTVTFGSASGVKPGRGTTVTQNTAGVPGTTEPGDEFGENVTSGDVNSDGYADLIVGAPGEKVAGKPDGTVTIVWGGRNGFKTGGKTLTAPSADDHRFGEAASFVDIDGDEVANLAVISGGHWWYYADGIPRDGRAIPLEVDFLPKDVRLDDMVAGHFTNKDGYTYVLAGERADGGAYTAYMKGGAGDLGYWSGVLAEGDDRTATRGPLAGGDVNGDGYDDLITGNPRAGKGGSVSVRLGADSKMGAPATYTQDSAGVPGADEAGDGFGAAVAAGDVTGDGRADVAVGAPGEQVGTVPGTGSVTLFKGSANGLTGGRSWHQETTGVPGVAEKNDRFGSSVRLKDINKNGRADLAIGARGEDIGSSADAGAVWVLRGTTTGATTSYATSFNGADFGAGGAGRGFGETLR; from the coding sequence GTGCGCGCAAGAAGCCTGGCCGTCGCGGTCACCGCCGCAGCCCTCGCCGCCGGAGGGCTCACCCTGCCCCTGGCCGGGACGGCCACCGCGGCCCCGGCCGCCCTCAAGGACGACTACAACGGGGACGGCTACCGCGACCTCGCGGTGGGCGCGCCGAACGGCAACTCGGTGACGGTGACGTTCGGTTCGGCCTCGGGCGTGAAGCCGGGCCGGGGCACGACCGTCACGCAGAACACCGCCGGGGTCCCCGGCACCACCGAGCCCGGCGACGAGTTCGGCGAGAACGTCACCAGCGGCGACGTGAACAGCGACGGCTACGCCGACCTGATCGTGGGCGCCCCCGGCGAGAAGGTGGCGGGCAAGCCCGACGGCACGGTCACGATCGTCTGGGGCGGCAGGAACGGCTTCAAGACGGGCGGCAAGACCCTCACCGCGCCCAGCGCCGACGACCACCGCTTCGGCGAGGCCGCCAGCTTCGTCGACATCGACGGCGACGAGGTGGCCAACCTCGCGGTGATCAGCGGCGGCCACTGGTGGTACTACGCCGACGGCATCCCGCGGGACGGCCGCGCGATCCCGCTCGAAGTCGACTTCCTGCCCAAGGACGTCCGCCTGGACGACATGGTCGCGGGCCACTTCACGAACAAGGACGGCTACACCTACGTCCTCGCGGGCGAGCGCGCGGACGGCGGCGCCTACACCGCGTACATGAAGGGCGGCGCCGGTGACCTCGGCTACTGGTCGGGCGTCCTGGCCGAGGGCGACGACCGGACGGCGACGCGCGGCCCGCTCGCCGGGGGCGACGTCAACGGCGACGGCTACGACGACCTGATCACCGGCAACCCGCGTGCGGGCAAGGGCGGTTCGGTCAGCGTGCGCCTCGGCGCGGACTCCAAGATGGGCGCGCCCGCGACGTACACGCAGGACAGCGCGGGCGTGCCCGGCGCGGACGAGGCGGGCGACGGCTTCGGCGCGGCGGTGGCCGCGGGCGACGTGACCGGCGACGGCCGCGCGGACGTGGCGGTGGGGGCACCCGGGGAGCAGGTCGGAACCGTTCCGGGCACGGGGAGCGTGACCCTGTTCAAGGGCTCGGCGAACGGCCTGACCGGTGGCAGGTCCTGGCACCAGGAGACGACGGGCGTCCCTGGAGTCGCCGAGAAGAACGACCGGTTCGGGTCGTCCGTGCGCCTGAAGGACATCAACAAGAACGGCAGGGCCGACCTGGCGATCGGCGCGCGCGGCGAAGACATCGGCAGTTCGGCGGACGCGGGCGCCGTGTGGGTGCTTCGCGGTACGACCACGGGCGCCACGACGTCGTACGCGACCTCTTTCAACGGCGCGGACTTCGGCGCGGGCGGGGCCGGAAGGGGCTTCGGCGAGACGCTGCGCTGA
- a CDS encoding DUF6879 family protein has protein sequence MARQLRFTGTDSKVDGCPALHTDEGTGQIIVQGTPVTDPEDLRQLKHLGADEAAVAVPRELLVNWGPKEMERVPELVDRATFRRLFESFQHTAWRLETRRGYASDREDPDFQEFLATGSAPCDPDEHWFVNIKAQTEAGKRVGRVRVADRPMTTEQRFLLDYARHNAAVGEDIRYLWREDAADLPAEDFWIFDSRLVALLHFDDADEIVNIELITEPAEVVRYAAMHHAVPFDQFAPAE, from the coding sequence ATGGCTCGTCAGTTGCGCTTCACCGGCACGGACAGCAAGGTCGACGGTTGCCCCGCCCTGCACACGGACGAGGGCACCGGGCAGATCATCGTTCAGGGCACACCCGTCACCGACCCGGAAGACCTGAGGCAGCTCAAGCATCTCGGAGCCGACGAGGCAGCGGTGGCCGTGCCGCGCGAACTGCTCGTGAACTGGGGGCCGAAGGAGATGGAGCGGGTGCCGGAACTCGTCGACCGAGCCACCTTCCGCCGTCTGTTCGAGTCATTCCAACACACGGCTTGGCGACTGGAGACGCGACGCGGTTACGCATCGGATCGCGAAGACCCCGACTTTCAGGAGTTCTTGGCCACCGGCTCCGCACCCTGCGACCCCGATGAGCACTGGTTCGTCAACATCAAGGCCCAGACCGAGGCAGGCAAGCGTGTCGGCCGCGTGCGGGTCGCCGACCGCCCGATGACCACCGAGCAGCGGTTCTTGCTCGACTACGCCCGGCACAACGCGGCGGTTGGCGAGGACATCCGGTATCTGTGGCGGGAGGACGCGGCCGACCTGCCCGCCGAAGACTTCTGGATCTTCGACTCGCGCCTGGTCGCGCTGCTGCACTTCGATGACGCCGACGAGATCGTGAACATCGAGCTGATCACCGAACCGGCCGAGGTCGTCCGGTACGCGGCGATGCACCACGCCGTGCCCTTCGACCAGTTCGCCCCGGCCGAATGA
- the dcd gene encoding dCTP deaminase, with amino-acid sequence MLLSDKDIRAEIDAGRVRIDPYDESMVQPSSIDVRLDRFFRVFENHRYPHIDPSVEQADLTRLVEPEGDEPFILHPGEFVLASTYEVITLPDDLASRLEGKSSLGRLGLVTHSTAGFIDPGFSGHVTLELSNLATLPIKLWPGMKIGQLCMFRLSSAAESPYGSERYGSRYQNQRGPTASRSFLNFHRTQV; translated from the coding sequence GTGCTTCTCTCAGACAAGGACATCCGGGCCGAGATCGACGCCGGGCGGGTCCGGATCGATCCCTACGACGAATCCATGGTGCAGCCGTCCAGCATCGACGTGCGCCTCGACCGCTTCTTCCGGGTGTTCGAGAATCACCGCTACCCGCACATCGACCCGTCCGTCGAGCAGGCGGATCTCACCCGGCTCGTCGAGCCGGAGGGGGACGAGCCGTTCATCCTCCACCCCGGGGAGTTCGTGCTCGCCTCCACGTACGAGGTCATCACCCTCCCCGACGACCTGGCCTCGCGCCTGGAGGGCAAGTCCAGCCTCGGGCGGCTCGGGCTCGTCACGCACTCCACCGCCGGGTTCATCGACCCGGGGTTCAGCGGTCACGTGACCCTGGAGCTCTCCAACCTCGCCACGCTGCCCATCAAGCTGTGGCCGGGGATGAAGATCGGCCAGCTGTGCATGTTCCGGCTGAGCTCCGCCGCCGAGTCCCCCTACGGGTCCGAGCGCTACGGCTCGCGCTACCAGAACCAGCGCGGCCCCACCGCCTCCCGTTCCTTCCTCAACTTCCATCGGACCCAGGTGTGA
- a CDS encoding Yip1 family protein: MAGFRIGRGGRDNRAQQGPRQGPPPGGHPGQGGHPGPHQGPRQDPYGQQAPQGGQAPYGYPPAPGGGRPAPQPYGGQPPYGGPGPGQYGGPQHGGPQGGGQHHGGAQQWPQPAGGHGEPEYFGGQGGHGGPAGHGGHGGGHDPYAANNPGHTQAFSLGEDPYNDGDTYRAGAAPAGPIGPKLPWKDLLRGIVFRPVPTFLQMRDYAMWAPAVIVTFLYGLLAVFGFDEAREDVLNATLSTAIPYVITTGVAISLSAFILGIVTHSLARQFGGDGAWQPTVGLSMLIMAITDAPRVIVALFLGGGNSFVQLLGWATWLAAGALLTLMVSKSHDLPWPRALGASAIQLLAILSIIKLGTF; encoded by the coding sequence GTGGCTGGATTCAGGATCGGACGCGGCGGCCGGGACAACCGCGCACAGCAAGGACCCCGACAGGGCCCGCCCCCGGGCGGGCACCCCGGTCAGGGCGGTCACCCGGGGCCGCACCAAGGACCGCGGCAGGACCCGTACGGACAGCAGGCCCCCCAGGGCGGCCAGGCGCCGTACGGGTACCCGCCCGCGCCCGGCGGCGGCCGCCCGGCCCCGCAGCCGTACGGCGGCCAGCCGCCCTACGGCGGGCCCGGCCCCGGCCAGTACGGCGGCCCGCAGCACGGCGGCCCCCAGGGCGGCGGCCAGCACCACGGCGGCGCCCAGCAGTGGCCGCAGCCCGCGGGCGGCCACGGGGAACCCGAGTACTTCGGCGGGCAGGGCGGGCACGGTGGTCCTGCCGGACACGGCGGGCACGGCGGCGGCCACGACCCGTACGCCGCCAACAACCCCGGGCACACCCAGGCCTTCTCCCTCGGCGAGGACCCGTACAACGACGGTGACACCTACCGCGCGGGAGCGGCCCCCGCGGGCCCCATCGGCCCGAAGCTCCCCTGGAAGGACCTGCTGCGCGGCATCGTCTTCCGCCCGGTCCCGACCTTCCTCCAGATGCGGGACTACGCGATGTGGGCCCCGGCCGTCATCGTCACGTTCCTCTACGGCCTGCTCGCCGTCTTCGGCTTCGACGAGGCCCGCGAGGACGTACTGAACGCCACGCTGTCCACAGCGATCCCGTACGTCATCACGACCGGCGTCGCGATCTCCCTCAGCGCCTTCATCCTCGGCATCGTCACGCACTCCCTGGCCCGCCAGTTCGGCGGCGACGGCGCCTGGCAGCCGACGGTCGGCCTCTCCATGCTGATCATGGCGATCACGGACGCCCCGCGCGTCATCGTCGCCCTGTTCCTCGGCGGCGGCAACAGCTTCGTCCAGCTCCTCGGCTGGGCCACCTGGCTGGCGGCGGGCGCGCTGCTGACCCTCATGGTGAGCAAGTCCCACGACCTGCCGTGGCCGCGGGCGCTCGGCGCGTCGGCGATCCAGCTCCTGGCGATCCTGTCGATCATCAAGCTGGGCACGTTCTGA
- a CDS encoding helix-turn-helix domain-containing protein produces the protein MTDTPDTGEVRQLTFGQRVQRARTRTGRTRAYVADVMGHSEEWVKAVERGTIAMPRLPKLLRLAQVLGVEDIAELTGDDRIAAASFTKAEHRQLPVVKDALNKPQLAAAARPAEPVEVLAARLRQAWKLWHAAERPAGRIESGEGNRTRIGRLLPALLADTRHAARTLEGADRRKALMAQAEAYHLAQLFLSFQPAPDLIMLTGDRAMTAAQDADSPRAIAAAAWYVNHVHRDAGEAAEARVELAEQAVALLPDTDDPECIARRGLLYLAVALSYAKTGQAGDAWRYWDKADAAARRLGDDYAHPWLIFGRGVVDGYAITMHNDLVQPGKALEVADAVNLRGIPSATRRSYHLIETARAHGLRNEGAAVVSYLQRAHRESPETIQFNLYTRSALPGLVTSGPQMVREDAEGLARELGVPV, from the coding sequence ATGACCGATACTCCCGACACCGGTGAGGTACGTCAGCTCACCTTCGGTCAGCGCGTCCAGCGCGCGCGGACCCGTACGGGCAGAACACGCGCATACGTCGCGGACGTGATGGGACACTCCGAGGAATGGGTGAAGGCCGTCGAGCGGGGCACCATCGCCATGCCCCGGCTGCCCAAGTTGCTGCGGCTCGCGCAGGTCCTCGGGGTCGAGGACATCGCGGAGCTGACCGGGGACGACCGCATCGCCGCCGCAAGTTTCACCAAGGCCGAGCACCGGCAACTGCCCGTCGTCAAGGACGCCTTGAACAAGCCCCAGTTGGCTGCCGCCGCCCGACCGGCCGAGCCGGTCGAGGTGCTCGCTGCCAGGCTGCGGCAGGCGTGGAAGCTGTGGCACGCGGCTGAGCGGCCCGCAGGCCGCATCGAATCCGGCGAGGGCAACCGCACCCGCATCGGACGGCTGCTGCCCGCCCTGCTCGCCGACACCCGGCACGCCGCCCGGACCCTTGAGGGTGCGGACCGCCGCAAGGCGCTGATGGCACAGGCCGAGGCGTACCACCTGGCACAGCTGTTCCTGTCCTTCCAGCCCGCCCCAGACCTGATCATGCTCACCGGCGATCGGGCGATGACGGCGGCGCAGGACGCCGACAGCCCGCGCGCCATCGCCGCCGCAGCCTGGTACGTCAACCACGTCCACCGCGACGCGGGCGAGGCGGCCGAGGCGCGCGTCGAACTCGCCGAGCAGGCCGTCGCCCTGCTGCCGGACACGGACGACCCGGAGTGCATCGCCCGCCGTGGTCTGCTGTACCTGGCGGTGGCCCTGTCCTACGCCAAGACGGGGCAGGCGGGCGACGCGTGGCGGTACTGGGACAAGGCCGACGCGGCCGCGCGCAGGCTCGGCGACGACTACGCGCACCCGTGGCTGATCTTCGGGCGGGGCGTCGTCGACGGATACGCCATCACCATGCACAACGACCTGGTGCAACCGGGCAAGGCGCTGGAGGTCGCGGACGCCGTCAACCTGCGCGGGATCCCCTCGGCCACCCGCCGTTCGTACCACCTCATCGAGACAGCGCGGGCGCACGGCCTGCGCAACGAGGGCGCTGCCGTCGTGTCGTACCTGCAACGCGCCCACCGGGAGTCCCCGGAGACCATCCAGTTCAACCTCTACACACGGTCGGCACTGCCGGGTCTCGTGACGTCGGGGCCGCAGATGGTGCGTGAGGACGCGGAAGGGCTGGCGCGGGAACTAGGCGTGCCTGTCTGA
- a CDS encoding FG-GAP-like repeat-containing protein: MRKKTLSAAVLCAATVLSVAGLSATPSVAAEPAPKPTSDFNGDGYADLAVGVPGATVGGKARAGYVNVVWGGKKGLGGHGSTTVSQGSPGVPGTVEKDDGFGSAVATGDMNGDGLTDIVVGTPGEDNSAGGAAGTLTVLWGARSGIKGGFTAANGRYADNQIGRIVTTGDYDGDGDQDIALSTANDEIRAMEMRPGPFKTGSPAALKRVDSWRFSGPRAVTSGDFDADGRDDLAVTYGGTEIAGTAVYGTESGAWQRTWRTGDTATALATGDFDGDGTADLALGQVQPNPEAEEGDHGYCEDRLGGAIATVYGKSGTTLGGDVSCTTQNTPRVDGNSEAEDNFGAALAVGDVDREDGDELIAGASAEAVGSDQAAGAYWILESTGTGKEFYGSGVNQTSPGVPGAAEAGDRFGAAIAVDDYNGDAYPDSAVAAPGENASSGGVWYGTPKDRPAPQVSVTPARLGLAGARSYGAVLGH; encoded by the coding sequence TTGCGCAAGAAGACTCTCTCCGCCGCCGTGCTGTGCGCGGCGACCGTACTCAGTGTCGCGGGCCTGTCCGCGACCCCCTCCGTCGCGGCCGAGCCCGCGCCGAAGCCCACGTCGGACTTCAACGGCGACGGCTACGCGGACCTCGCGGTCGGCGTCCCCGGCGCCACGGTCGGCGGCAAGGCCAGGGCGGGCTACGTGAACGTGGTCTGGGGCGGCAAGAAGGGCCTGGGCGGCCACGGTTCGACGACCGTCAGCCAGGGCAGCCCCGGGGTTCCCGGCACCGTGGAGAAGGACGACGGCTTCGGGTCCGCGGTGGCGACCGGCGACATGAACGGCGACGGCCTCACGGACATCGTCGTCGGCACGCCCGGCGAGGACAACTCGGCGGGAGGCGCGGCGGGCACCCTCACCGTCCTCTGGGGCGCCAGGTCCGGCATCAAGGGCGGCTTCACGGCCGCCAACGGCCGTTACGCGGACAACCAGATCGGCCGCATCGTCACCACCGGTGACTACGACGGCGACGGCGACCAGGACATCGCGCTCAGCACGGCGAACGACGAGATCCGCGCGATGGAGATGCGCCCGGGACCGTTCAAGACCGGGTCCCCCGCGGCCCTGAAGCGCGTCGACAGCTGGCGCTTCAGCGGTCCCCGCGCGGTGACGTCCGGCGACTTCGACGCGGACGGCCGCGACGACCTCGCGGTGACGTACGGGGGCACGGAGATCGCGGGCACGGCGGTGTACGGCACGGAGTCCGGGGCGTGGCAGCGGACCTGGCGCACCGGCGACACCGCGACGGCCCTCGCCACCGGTGACTTCGACGGCGACGGCACCGCCGACCTCGCCCTCGGGCAGGTCCAGCCCAACCCCGAGGCCGAGGAGGGCGACCACGGCTACTGCGAGGACCGCCTCGGCGGTGCCATCGCCACCGTGTACGGCAAGTCCGGCACCACGCTCGGCGGCGACGTGTCCTGCACGACCCAGAACACGCCTCGCGTCGACGGCAACTCCGAGGCCGAGGACAACTTCGGCGCGGCGCTCGCCGTGGGCGACGTGGACCGCGAGGACGGCGACGAGCTGATCGCGGGCGCGAGTGCCGAGGCGGTCGGCAGCGACCAGGCCGCAGGCGCGTACTGGATCCTGGAGTCCACCGGCACCGGCAAGGAGTTCTACGGCAGCGGCGTCAACCAGACCTCCCCGGGTGTTCCCGGTGCGGCCGAGGCGGGCGACCGCTTCGGCGCGGCGATCGCCGTGGACGACTACAACGGCGACGCCTACCCCGACTCGGCCGTCGCCGCCCCCGGTGAGAACGCCTCGTCCGGCGGGGTCTGGTACGGGACGCCGAAGGACCGGCCCGCGCCGCAGGTGTCGGTGACGCCGGCCAGGCTCGGTCTCGCGGGGGCGCGGTCGTACGGGGCGGTCCTGGGCCACTAG
- a CDS encoding FG-GAP repeat domain-containing protein — protein MKGSGRRLLAVVVGGVLVLAGCGGGGGGDKSPSRPAAADLAGKSAPHQPVPRGKGSKVDDDFNGDGARDLVLDALAHRGHGDDPGIGVVYGSRRGLVPGARQLLTARANGARTKGRLPAAFESEASCDLNEDGFTDLVVSTDPPYDGQGRPPVPLQLLFGSPAGLTGKAVKLQVPARARLGNDWADQPVCGDFDGDGAHDLVLHASGSHLTYLRGPFTRKGAPRAAGKPITAPGNDLATGAPAVDVNDDGYDDLVVREEARASKGSLVLGGPKGPTRTGVLFPASTDVAFGAFGRAKGTDAALAAPGGIALRYDVPGTARAEIDVRNATVSAGDLDGDGRSELVVGGSGPGEVWVYRGRASGLAANATATIVPTRGRDGAVQVLKVADFDGDRRADLVVRTAWGQGRDRVEVYPGRAGADGPVSRKPEVTFSTAGFR, from the coding sequence ATGAAGGGTTCCGGAAGACGTCTGCTGGCCGTCGTCGTGGGCGGCGTCCTGGTTCTCGCGGGCTGCGGGGGCGGTGGAGGCGGCGACAAGTCCCCCTCCCGTCCGGCGGCCGCCGACCTCGCGGGCAAGAGCGCACCCCACCAGCCCGTCCCGCGCGGCAAGGGCAGCAAGGTCGACGACGACTTCAACGGCGACGGCGCCAGGGACCTCGTGCTCGACGCGCTCGCCCATCGCGGGCACGGCGACGACCCCGGCATCGGCGTCGTCTACGGCAGCCGGCGCGGACTGGTCCCGGGCGCCCGCCAATTGCTCACCGCGCGCGCCAACGGCGCCCGTACGAAGGGCCGGTTGCCCGCCGCCTTCGAGTCCGAGGCGTCCTGCGACCTGAACGAGGACGGCTTCACCGACCTCGTCGTGTCGACGGACCCGCCCTACGACGGCCAGGGCCGGCCCCCCGTCCCCCTCCAGCTCCTCTTCGGCTCCCCCGCGGGCCTCACCGGCAAGGCCGTGAAGCTCCAGGTGCCCGCGCGGGCCCGCCTCGGAAACGACTGGGCGGACCAGCCGGTGTGCGGCGACTTCGACGGCGACGGAGCCCACGACCTCGTCCTCCACGCCAGCGGCTCCCACCTCACGTACCTGCGCGGCCCCTTCACCCGCAAGGGAGCCCCGCGCGCGGCGGGCAAGCCGATCACCGCCCCCGGAAACGACCTGGCCACCGGCGCGCCCGCCGTCGACGTGAACGACGACGGCTACGACGACCTGGTCGTCCGCGAGGAGGCCCGCGCCTCCAAGGGCAGCCTCGTCCTCGGCGGCCCCAAGGGCCCCACCCGCACCGGCGTGCTCTTCCCCGCCTCGACCGACGTGGCGTTCGGCGCCTTCGGCCGCGCCAAGGGCACGGACGCGGCGCTCGCGGCTCCGGGCGGCATCGCCCTGCGCTACGACGTGCCGGGCACCGCCCGAGCCGAGATCGACGTGCGGAACGCCACCGTGTCCGCGGGCGACCTCGACGGCGACGGCCGCAGCGAGCTGGTCGTGGGCGGGAGCGGGCCCGGCGAGGTGTGGGTGTACCGGGGCCGCGCGTCCGGCCTCGCGGCCAACGCGACGGCGACGATCGTGCCCACCCGGGGCCGGGACGGGGCCGTCCAGGTCCTCAAGGTCGCCGACTTCGACGGCGACCGACGGGCCGACCTGGTCGTGCGGACGGCCTGGGGGCAGGGGCGGGACCGGGTGGAGGTGTATCCCGGCAGGGCCGGGGCGGACGGGCCGGTGTCCCGGAAGCCGGAGGTCACGTTCTCCACGGCGGGCTTCAGGTAG
- a CDS encoding helix-turn-helix domain-containing protein, whose translation MSSGDTPDPYADPLRFGQRVQILRERRGMTRAQLADFIGVSVHTLRKIENGQQRAPALDMVLRIAEALRVRDLAELTGRADAHVDLFAGPGHPRLAAVQAAVDDFALAAVVEPPPVAHLEARLYVAWKARHQSPNHREAIGKLLPDLIRDARAIARHAETAAERRAAQARLAETYSLSQFFLAYQPDAALLWRVAERGMVAAQDSGDPHAIGVAAWLLAQAHRDTGPRHFDAADTVNLEAIRFLEPLLPDADDDVLAIAGALEFELGYTAARRRDTGTAWRHWDKAKDMAARLPTDYFHPVTSFSRAIMGAHAVTVAVELRQGGESVRQAARADKAVIKSRPRRARHRIEEARGFQLDGQPDVAIATLQKAYEAAPETIRYNGYARRIILEETESKQAGRRHRAAELAMGIGLLGA comes from the coding sequence ATGTCCTCAGGTGACACTCCGGACCCGTACGCCGACCCGCTGCGCTTCGGTCAGCGCGTGCAGATCCTCCGCGAGCGCCGTGGCATGACCCGCGCCCAACTCGCGGACTTCATCGGGGTGTCGGTGCACACCCTCCGCAAGATCGAGAACGGTCAGCAGCGGGCCCCCGCGCTCGACATGGTGCTGCGCATCGCCGAGGCGCTGCGCGTACGCGACCTGGCCGAGCTGACCGGTCGCGCGGACGCGCACGTGGATCTGTTCGCCGGGCCCGGCCATCCCCGCCTCGCCGCCGTCCAGGCGGCCGTCGACGACTTCGCCCTGGCGGCGGTCGTGGAGCCGCCCCCCGTCGCGCACCTGGAAGCCCGTCTCTACGTGGCCTGGAAGGCACGGCACCAGTCGCCCAACCACCGTGAGGCCATCGGCAAGTTGCTGCCCGACCTGATCCGCGACGCGCGGGCGATCGCGCGGCACGCCGAGACGGCCGCCGAGCGCCGGGCGGCCCAGGCCCGCCTCGCCGAGACGTACTCGCTGTCGCAGTTCTTCCTCGCCTACCAGCCCGACGCCGCCCTGCTGTGGCGGGTCGCGGAGCGCGGGATGGTCGCCGCGCAGGACTCGGGCGACCCGCACGCCATCGGCGTGGCCGCCTGGCTCCTGGCGCAGGCCCACCGCGACACCGGGCCCCGGCACTTCGACGCCGCCGACACCGTCAACCTCGAAGCGATCCGCTTCCTCGAACCCCTCCTGCCCGACGCCGACGACGACGTACTCGCCATCGCGGGCGCCCTGGAGTTCGAGCTCGGGTACACCGCGGCCCGGCGCCGCGACACCGGTACGGCGTGGCGGCACTGGGACAAGGCGAAGGACATGGCGGCCCGGCTGCCGACGGACTACTTCCACCCCGTTACCAGCTTCAGCCGGGCCATCATGGGCGCGCACGCTGTCACCGTGGCGGTCGAACTGCGCCAGGGCGGCGAGTCGGTGCGCCAGGCGGCCCGCGCGGACAAGGCCGTCATCAAGTCGCGTCCGCGCCGGGCCCGGCACCGGATCGAGGAGGCCCGTGGCTTCCAGCTCGACGGGCAGCCGGACGTGGCGATCGCCACGCTGCAGAAGGCGTACGAGGCCGCACCGGAGACGATCCGCTACAACGGCTACGCGCGCCGCATCATTCTGGAGGAGACGGAGTCGAAACAGGCGGGCCGACGGCACCGCGCGGCCGAACTGGCCATGGGGATCGGCTTGCTGGGCGCCTGA